Proteins from one Sphingopyxis terrae subsp. terrae NBRC 15098 genomic window:
- the rsmI gene encoding 16S rRNA (cytidine(1402)-2'-O)-methyltransferase has protein sequence MPDSTISISPLPGLYIVATPIGNLGDITPRAAAVLARADVIAAEDTRVTAKLLAHLGLRVPMTPYHDHSDERARAALVARMADEVVVLVSDAGTPLISDPGYKLVRDARAAGRAITTLPGPCAAIAAITLSGLPSDRFLFAGFLPNKAKARADTIAEFAALRATLVFYESGPRLAATLTALAAGLGNREAAVAREISKLYEECVTGSLEDLAARYADAPPKGEIVVMVGPTQEQAVEAADDAAIDAALRDALDEQPVAKAAKAVAKRFGLDRHAVYARALALRDRA, from the coding sequence ATGCCGGATTCGACCATCTCTATATCTCCCTTGCCCGGTCTCTATATCGTCGCGACGCCCATCGGCAACCTTGGCGACATCACCCCGCGCGCCGCGGCGGTGCTTGCGCGCGCCGACGTGATTGCGGCGGAGGACACGCGCGTCACGGCAAAGCTGCTCGCACATCTGGGTTTGCGTGTTCCGATGACCCCCTATCACGATCATAGCGACGAACGCGCCCGTGCGGCGCTGGTTGCCCGGATGGCGGACGAAGTCGTCGTGTTGGTGTCCGACGCGGGAACCCCGCTGATTTCGGACCCCGGCTACAAGCTGGTGCGCGATGCGCGCGCGGCGGGACGGGCGATCACTACCCTGCCCGGCCCCTGCGCGGCGATCGCCGCCATTACCCTGTCGGGCCTGCCGAGCGATCGCTTTCTTTTTGCGGGCTTCCTGCCGAACAAGGCCAAGGCACGCGCCGACACGATCGCCGAATTCGCCGCTTTGCGCGCCACACTCGTCTTCTACGAAAGCGGGCCACGCCTCGCCGCGACCCTGACCGCGCTCGCCGCCGGCCTTGGCAATCGCGAGGCGGCGGTCGCGCGCGAAATCAGCAAATTATACGAAGAATGCGTCACCGGCTCGCTCGAAGATCTCGCCGCGCGCTACGCCGACGCACCACCAAAAGGCGAAATCGTCGTGATGGTCGGCCCGACCCAGGAGCAGGCCGTCGAAGCTGCCGACGACGCAGCGATCGACGCGGCGCTGCGCGATGCGCTGGACGAGCAGCCGGTGGCCAAAGCCGCCAAGGCCGTCGCCAAGCGCTTCGGGCTCGACCGTCACGCCGTTTATGCGCGCGCACTCGCGCTTAGGGATCGCGCTTGA